One genomic region from Halalkalicoccus sp. NIPERK01 encodes:
- a CDS encoding histidinol dehydrogenase — protein sequence GLSVEHFLRASTVQRLSPDGLDSLSDTIDTLARAEGLECHAESVAVRVRERDERDVDRDRLRE from the coding sequence CGGCCTGTCGGTCGAACACTTCCTCCGGGCGAGCACGGTCCAGCGCCTCTCGCCCGATGGTCTCGACTCGCTTTCGGACACCATCGACACGCTCGCGCGCGCGGAGGGTCTCGAATGCCACGCCGAGAGCGTCGCCGTCAGGGTGCGCGAGCGCGACGAACGCGATGTCGACCGGGACCGACTCCGGGAGTAG